A genomic window from Jiangella alba includes:
- a CDS encoding bacteriocin fulvocin C-related protein translates to MTVRWVLAFDASCGTCREIWAAVARAAGDRLEVLPLRHPDVEDWRRRAGDPEWAPTLLRVDGDAVSAWTGARMAVPLARRLGPRTSAGVLRALGRLRREAAGRPLDRPVHDRAGFLRLGAGAVVVAGMVIAGRPPTFAERTRTAAQAWVDAHRDALPAGYDAFAAYPVAYRRAIYAAHPVAVRSTLWVEHLTRFDAARTGLTAAQRAVVDDAVAIAADPAAHAPGGRPDDALLDLHADAVAAFGESDAYALLGTLGPDDGTAALAARAPDCDCDTRYVWCHGHPCRRGMWICRRSETGCGDLCGFECNGMCRTD, encoded by the coding sequence ATGACCGTTCGCTGGGTCCTCGCCTTCGACGCCTCGTGCGGCACCTGCCGCGAGATCTGGGCCGCCGTCGCCAGGGCCGCCGGGGACCGGCTCGAGGTGCTGCCACTGCGCCACCCCGACGTCGAGGACTGGCGGCGGCGGGCCGGCGACCCCGAATGGGCGCCGACCCTGCTGCGCGTCGACGGCGACGCGGTGAGCGCGTGGACCGGCGCCCGGATGGCGGTCCCGCTGGCCCGCCGGCTCGGCCCGCGCACGTCGGCGGGGGTGCTGCGCGCGCTGGGCCGGCTGCGCCGCGAAGCGGCGGGGCGCCCGCTGGATCGTCCGGTCCACGACCGGGCCGGGTTCCTTCGGCTGGGCGCCGGTGCGGTGGTCGTGGCCGGGATGGTGATCGCCGGCCGGCCGCCCACGTTCGCCGAGCGCACCCGCACGGCCGCGCAGGCGTGGGTCGACGCGCACCGCGACGCGCTACCGGCCGGCTACGACGCCTTCGCCGCCTATCCCGTGGCGTACCGGCGGGCCATCTACGCCGCGCACCCGGTAGCCGTCCGCAGCACGCTCTGGGTGGAGCACCTCACCCGGTTCGACGCGGCCCGGACCGGGCTGACGGCGGCACAGCGAGCGGTGGTCGACGACGCCGTCGCGATCGCCGCCGACCCGGCCGCCCACGCGCCCGGCGGCCGTCCGGACGACGCCCTACTCGACCTGCACGCCGACGCCGTCGCCGCGTTCGGGGAGTCGGACGCGTACGCCCTGCTGGGCACGCTGGGTCCGGACGATGGCACCGCGGCGCTCGCGGCCCGGGCGCCGGACTGCGACTGCGACACGCGCTACGTCTGGTGCCACGGCCACCCCTGTCGCCGCGGAATGTGGATCTGTCGGAGGTCAGAGACAGGCTGCGGCGACCTGTGTGGGTTCGAGTGCAACGGCATGTGCCGCACCGACTGA
- a CDS encoding lipopolysaccharide assembly protein LapA domain-containing protein, whose product MTTPDDDRPAGTAPPDDGDAPSGEATNGKRGGELPRSRTGAVWVGICVTVLVLGLLIVFIAQNTETVDVTFLWMNGTVPLAVALLIAAAGAGLLATIVGTIRIAQLRRLNRRG is encoded by the coding sequence ATGACCACGCCCGACGACGACCGCCCGGCCGGCACGGCCCCTCCCGACGACGGCGACGCGCCGAGCGGCGAGGCGACGAACGGCAAGCGCGGCGGCGAACTGCCCCGTTCGCGCACCGGCGCGGTCTGGGTCGGCATCTGCGTCACGGTGCTGGTGCTCGGCCTGCTGATCGTGTTCATCGCGCAGAACACCGAGACCGTCGACGTCACGTTCCTCTGGATGAACGGCACCGTGCCGCTCGCCGTCGCGCTTCTGATCGCGGCCGCTGGCGCCGGGCTGCTGGCGACCATCGTCGGCACCATCCGCATCGCGCAGCTGCGCCGCCTCAACCGCCGGGGCTGA
- a CDS encoding ABC transporter permease: MTIESLTGGPRPHRAGAVATTAAYARRGLLKLRRVPEQLVDVTIGPILLLVMFTYVFGGAISGTTGDYLQFLLPGILVMGVLLTAVQSGVTLQADRSSGVVDRFRSLPGWRAAPLVGAVLADSVRYAATAAIIVVTGLLLGFDAGGGVLGVLAAALLVVVFAFALSWLFTTLGLAVRNAGAVQGIGMMAVFLLVFVSNVFVDPATLPGVVAAFVDVNPISHLVDAVRALLYGDPAGPEVALTLAEAAAVTAVFAPLTARLYGR; the protein is encoded by the coding sequence ATGACCATCGAGTCGCTCACCGGCGGCCCGCGCCCGCACCGGGCCGGCGCCGTCGCCACCACCGCCGCCTACGCCCGGCGCGGCCTGCTCAAGCTGCGCCGCGTGCCCGAGCAACTGGTCGACGTCACCATCGGCCCGATCCTGCTGCTGGTCATGTTCACCTACGTGTTCGGCGGCGCGATCTCCGGCACGACCGGCGACTACCTGCAGTTCCTGCTGCCCGGCATCCTGGTGATGGGCGTGCTGCTCACCGCCGTCCAGTCCGGCGTCACGCTGCAGGCCGACCGCTCCTCAGGCGTCGTCGACCGGTTCCGCTCGCTGCCCGGCTGGCGGGCCGCGCCGCTGGTCGGCGCCGTGCTGGCCGACTCCGTCCGGTACGCCGCGACGGCCGCCATCATCGTCGTCACCGGGCTGCTGCTCGGGTTCGACGCCGGCGGCGGCGTGCTCGGCGTGCTGGCCGCCGCGCTGCTCGTCGTCGTGTTCGCGTTCGCGCTGTCGTGGCTGTTCACGACACTCGGCCTGGCGGTACGCAACGCCGGCGCCGTGCAGGGCATCGGGATGATGGCGGTGTTCCTGCTGGTCTTCGTCAGCAACGTGTTCGTCGACCCCGCGACCCTGCCCGGCGTCGTGGCCGCGTTCGTCGACGTCAACCCGATCTCGCACCTGGTCGACGCGGTGCGGGCGCTGCTGTACGGCGACCCGGCCGGGCCGGAGGTCGCGCTCACCCTGGCCGAGGCCGCCGCCGTCACCGCCGTGTTCGCCCCGCTCACCGCGCGGCTGTACGGGCGGTGA
- a CDS encoding ATP-binding cassette domain-containing protein gives MTLAIETAGLRKRFGEVSALDGLDLTVERGVVYGLLGPNGAGKTTAVRVLATLLAADEGEARVLGHDVRREADAVRSRLSLTGQYASVDQDLTGAENLTLIGRLLGHTGRAARERAAELLAAFDLADAAGRPVKQYSGGMRRRLDIAASIVVTPDLLVLDEPTTGLDPRSRADVWRIVRALAAQGTTILLTTQYLEEADALAARVAVVDGGRVVAEGTPGELKASVGAARLHVRFDDAGTAAAAAGTLRSSFGLDVVHEPGSGALTAPVDDPERATAILAELTRRHAPVTGFSLDRPSLDEVFLALTARQEVSS, from the coding sequence ATGACGCTCGCCATCGAGACCGCCGGGCTGCGCAAGCGGTTCGGCGAGGTCAGCGCGCTCGACGGACTGGACCTGACGGTCGAGCGCGGCGTGGTCTACGGGCTGCTGGGTCCGAACGGCGCCGGCAAGACGACCGCCGTCCGGGTGCTCGCGACGCTGCTCGCCGCCGACGAGGGCGAGGCCCGGGTGCTCGGCCACGACGTGCGGCGCGAGGCCGACGCCGTCCGGTCCCGGCTGTCGCTGACCGGGCAGTACGCGTCGGTCGACCAGGACCTCACCGGGGCGGAGAACCTGACGCTGATCGGCCGGCTGCTCGGTCACACCGGCCGGGCGGCGCGCGAGCGGGCCGCCGAGCTGCTGGCCGCGTTCGACCTCGCCGACGCCGCCGGCCGTCCGGTCAAGCAGTACTCCGGCGGCATGCGGCGCCGGCTCGACATCGCCGCCAGCATCGTCGTCACCCCCGACCTGCTGGTCCTGGACGAGCCGACCACCGGCCTCGACCCGCGCAGCCGCGCCGACGTGTGGCGCATCGTCCGGGCGCTGGCCGCGCAGGGCACCACGATCCTGCTGACCACGCAGTACCTCGAGGAGGCCGACGCGCTGGCCGCCCGGGTCGCCGTCGTCGACGGCGGACGGGTGGTCGCCGAGGGCACGCCGGGCGAGCTGAAGGCGTCCGTCGGCGCCGCCCGGCTGCACGTCCGGTTCGACGACGCCGGCACCGCCGCGGCCGCGGCCGGCACGCTGCGCTCGTCGTTCGGCCTCGACGTCGTGCACGAGCCGGGCAGCGGCGCGCTCACCGCGCCGGTCGACGACCCGGAGCGGGCGACGGCGATCCTCGCCGAGCTGACCCGCCGGCACGCCCCCGTGACCGGCTTCTCGCTCGACCGGCCCAGCCTCGACGAGGTGTTCCTCGCTCTCACCGCACGCCAGGAGGTGTCGTCATGA